TTGTATGTTTGTCATATTACACAGCTGTATCTTTCCCTAATGttaatttgtttaaaggaaaatgataccccAAGAATTAATActtaacagatagtttatatgatATTAAGTGGCCTTATAAATAATCTTTCcaacagggatatatatatatatatatatatatatatatatatatatatatatatatatatatatatatatatatatataaaaatatggaacTTTGCCCAGTAATTGgctgatgtgacctaacatgtatgtgtgcccttggtttgtttgtgtgcaccattaaTCGTATAATCACAAGGGGCGTAAGTCAAAAACAAGGCCAggcagcattattttttttttggttacagtTCTAGATTCTCctcttattttttacattatgggTGGTGACAGCATCCAAGAACCCTAAAGAGGGGTATAGCCACTTAAAGAGGGGACAGGCCAGTCACTCTTATTCTTTTAGTGTCCTTTTCTCCCAAAAGATTATGTTAGCCCTCCACTGTTTGTGCCCACCTTGCAATGAAGAAAGAAAAGGATATTACAGGTAAGACAAACATATCCCTCTAAAGGATGTCTTTACTTCCAGAATATTTCTAACAACTATCTTGGTGTACGTGGTGCTGAGGTCATCTCCAAAATGTTGCTGGACAACACGTCCCTACTATGTTTAAAACTAGCACGTAAGTTTCAGTTTTGCGtatgtcaaatgtttttttcattgagGTTCCTCCCTCATTTTAAACAGGGCCATACTCTTCTCCTTGGCCCAATCAATTCTGTGATAGTTAGAGTGAAGGCTTTTGACAATAATTCATTTTTCTGTTCTCTACATTTTTTCAGAGAATGAATTTGATGATGAATCTGTGAAGTACTTTGTTGAAGCATTATCTGTGAGTGAAAGGAAGCTTGTCAAGAACAAAAACTTCCATCGCTTACTTCCTTGCCTCGTTTTGTCATCCTGTCTTTTGAGATTATATTTGTCTCTTGACACTGTATCcactaaaatataatgttttcacTTATCTCCTGTTCTGTGCTTCTATTAATGGATTGCTTCTGTTTATACCAAGTTAATAAATCTTGGCTTCTTATCAACCCATAGGCAAATTTCCGCTTAACTGAGCTGGATCTAAGTCACAATGAGTTCTGTGAGAAAGGAGGCGAGTACCTTGGCCAAATACTGGGTGAGTGGTAATGCTTAGGTGAGGATTAAAGTAACTCAAAGATGGAAAAGAAGAGAGGGATAAGATTAAACATGAGGGAGGGTTGGACACTGCAAAGAGAAAAGTGTGAAGAATGATGTGATTATGTGGTGAAAGAAATGGAATGGAAGAATTAGTGGTTGTGTGACAAAAGGAATTGTATTTGCAGGAAGCACAAAGAAGTAGATATGAGGTGGAATTGATAAGGAAACAAAGAAACAGATTTTATGTgatgagtaaaataaaataaagaagctGCAGGCAGACGAGAGAAGGTTAAGGCTGATTGTACATGGGAGATTTTGCTGGCTGCTAAATATACCTATAAGCATATTTACTCAAATTTGTGtccttatttaattaatttagcgCATGTAACTTTCTTTAGAGTTTAACAGCATGTAATAAATGGGTTTGTAGTGTGCAATAAATGGATGTCTCTTTAGAACCTAAATATGTATTGCTAATTATACCCCTACACTTGAATCCTTGCTGGCTTCCTTGagcactgttaaaggggtggttcacctttaggttaacttttagtgtgttataaaatggcaacttttcaattggccttaattttttctttcttttttttttaattatttgccttcttcttctgactctttccagctttcaaatgggggtcactgaccacatctaaaaaacaaatgctctgttatagctactttttattactcatttttctattccaactattcaaatttcagtctcttattcaaatcagtgcatggtttctagggtaatttgaaattgcaaactggagagctgctgaataaaaagctaaataactcaaaaaccacaaataataaaaaataaaaaccaattgcaaatggcctcagaatatcagtctctaaatcatagtaaaagttaatttaaaggtgaacaaccctttaaacaaTATTGCAGAGAATAGCCATTTTCCATAACCCCTTAAAATCATTGTGCATCTAATATTCTAGCACCTTATTATGCATGGGTTCTTTAGCGTAACTGTACTGATAACATAAGATAATCTTAGCTTTAGTAATGAAAGTATTTCTATTTTAGCTTCTAATGAGGGTCTGCAGGTGTTGAATCTCGGCTGGAATCACATTCGTATGAAAGGAGCCATTGCTCTCAGTGCCGGCCTGCGGGTAATAACTGTGATATGACCGTGGGTTACATATTGACATATGCTCCTGTTAGATGGAGCTATGGAGTATGGGTTATATGTGACAGTTTAGAGAAGGCCCTTATACACCAGAGATTAACCGTGCATTCTCCTGCAGTGGATTTCTTCTGCAGTGGATTTCTCCTGCATTGGGTACTTggatgcgcctgtgtgagtacagtttGATCAGGAAAAATGGGAGAAATCCACCACAGCAGAACACAGGGGTAAATGCCTGTATGTAAGGGCCCTTACAATTCACTTTTgtctttttgtatattatttctgTAAGCCACTGACACATTATTTCATATTTCTGTTTATTCCTGCACAGGCTAATGGAATGCTTAAGGTCTTAAACCTTTCATACAATGGTTTTGGAAATGAGGGAGCTTTGGCACTGGGTGAAGCACTTAGAGTGAATTTCTCTCTGGTACAGCTCGACATCACTTGCAATAGAATAAACAATGAGGGAATAAGGCTGTTGTGCAAGGGACTGGAGATCAATGAAACCCTACGCGTGCTAAAGGTAATGCACAACTAATAAACTCCTATTAATCTTAGAAAACGCTCAAATCTTCTATATTTGTCATGGACCTTAAggtttttttatagattttaaacaaacttaaattttatttttttgctttttttagctCTCAAATAATCCTATCAATGTAGAGGCTGCTATCCTTCTGCTTAACACAATCTCCAACAGGCCTGAATGCAAGATGGAGGAGCTAGACATTTCTGTGAGCAGTGggagtaattatatttatatacaatgaaatgtataatttatagaACAGAAAGAGCACACTAAAGTTTCGACAAGTattttcatacattaaggggcagatttattaaagttccagttgttttttccatgaaaaatttgagtttttgaggttattttagAGTCAAAAATCGATtcttctggtaaaaaaaaaaattccatttaaaaagatttattataccccaacactGGAAATAGctctaatacaaaaatacaaaacctgtcaaggtcatgtaggagtcaatggcagaggtcccttgacccatttgaagatgtttatagccttttttcggagggtttcGCTCAAGAACTTAatcaattcgagcgattcaagttttttttttcacagaaaacttgatcaattacaGTTTTCGGGTTCTTAACCCCCAAACTCACTGATTCaaatttttcccattcaagtttttttttaaattgaaactaTTGttgttgtgagtttattcgagttcATTCAGTgtctaaaaaaattctaaaattcgatttgataaataaccccctaaatcagggctgtccaactggcaacccccccttctgtggccccccatatgctgtgtctgcttaacatatgtaaaatttaaaaggtatcactacagagattaactggcccctgcattgtttgaacctcaaattcagactctaatcccctgtattgttcacacttgtgatcctcctgtattgttcacacttgtgatcctcctgtattgttcactcctgtattgttcacacttgtgacacctctattgtttatatcctaaaggcctgtaatgttcacacctgagatccagactgaaactgcccacattgttcacctgttcacaccttattcaaaatgctaacggggcaccagcactgtgtcactgtatgtagtacacattagaatgatagctttccctgtctcctgctctgttctgccttccttccctgtgtgtgccattctctacttgcccagtgtttgtgtgtgccaatctctgcttgcccagtgctgcttgagtgtgccattctctacttgcccagtgctgcttgtgtgtgccgttctctgcttgcccagtgctgcttgtgtgtgccattctctgcttgcccaatgctgcttggatgtgccattctctgcttgcccggtgctgcttgggtgtgccattctctgctttcccagggctgcttgggtgtgccattctctgcttgcccagtgctgcttgtgtgtgccattctcttcttgcccagtgctgcttgtgtgtgccattctctgcttactcagtgttgcttttgtgtgtcattctctgcttgcccagtgctgcttgtgtgtgccattctctacttactcagtgctgcttgtgtgtgccgttctctgcttgcccagtgctgcttgtgtgtgccattctctgcttgcccaatgctgcttggatgtgccattctctgcttgcccggtgctgcttgggtgtgccattctctgctttcccagggctgcttgggtgtgccattctctgcttgcccagtgctgcttgtgtgtgccattctcttcttgcccagtgctgcttgtgtgtgccattctctgcttactcagtgttGCTTTTGTGTGTCATGCTCTGCTTGCCCAgggctgcttgtgtgtgccattctctgcttactcagtgctgcttgtatgtgccattctctgcttgcccagtgctgcttgtgtgtgccattctctgcttgcccaatgctgcttgGATGtggcattctctgcttgcccagtgctgcttgggtgtgccattctctgcttttccagtgctgcttgggtgtgccattctctgcttgcccagttctgcttgtgtgtgccattctctgcttgcccagtgctgcttgtatgtgccattatctgcttgcccagtgctgcttgagtgtgcaattctctgcttgccctatgctagcTGTGGAATGTAAGcttgttaggggtttgttcttggggtttgttaggtttgttaagggcccctaagaaTGGGGaatggtcaacactgacttccattatcggcccttcaccacataggccagtaaaattttggccctcagtaccacagaagttggacagcactgccctaaatCATCATCACTAATTAGATTTTTTATGTGACTGAATTTTTTATAAaagacttgattttttttattttttatgttgagACTCATAACTGCAGTATATCTACAATTTTTAACCAGATGCTAGGCAACTGACTTATACAGGTGCGCTCTCCACTGTCTCAACCTTTTGTCCCATTATTAATTTAGTGTTAAAGGACCACTAacattaaaaagtgaaaatattttattacttttaaagtaaagtaaattgtGTATCagctaaaaataatattattttcataTAGCACCAACAAATTACACCTTTgtatgcattttaagcaattacacaattaggggcagatttactaagctcgagtgaataattcgaatgaaaaaatattcgaatttcgaagtaattttttgggtacttcgaccatagaattgatcaaattcgatctaatcggatgattcgaacgattcgaagtaaaaaccgtttgaccattcgataatcgaagtactgtctctgtaaaaaaaacttcgacttcatacttcgccactttaaacctaccgaagtccaatgttagcctatgggaaccttccccggcactattctaagtttttttgggtcgaataaaaatccttcgatcgatcgcttaaaatcgttcgatctaataattttaatttgatcgttcgatcaaagcttttgcgctaaaatccttagaatacgatattcaaattcgaaggattttacttcgagggtcgaatccgagggtttttaacccttgaaatttgacacttgataaatctgcccctttttttggtgttttgtagccatgacaaaacGCAGACAATAGCACCAAAGTGTCATGGCCCTAAAGGGTAGTAAGTTACAAGGATGATGAAAAAGTGCAATGCAAAGGATGCAACATTGTTGAAACTCCCTTTTATTTTGACAGAATGTGCTAGTGAATCCATCCTTTCTTGTTCGCTTGGAGACAGTGTCCTCATATCACCCAACCTTGCGTGTACTATATGCTGGGGAGCAAGGATTTATGCCAAGAAAACCTGCCTATCGCAAGGACCCAATGAAAGTCATTCAGGTAATTAAAGTGCTTATGTTTTAAAAATGGAACATGTTTTATAATTCACACGTAAAAATTCAATAAGTACACCCCCATGTGCAGGAAACACattgaatacaaaaaataaacataccATATAAATTCCATTTTCCACTTGACTCATGTCATGGCCTGCTTCTGAGCAAACATAATTATCACGCAGAACTTCATTAAcattaaatgcctttattttacattacataaccacaacaattataaaaataatcaaagatacttattgttttttgctgattATGTTTGCTGCAGTTGCTTTATCAAGCATTCATTATaattcattatattcattatgACAGTTGTGAATTAGACTACTGGGTCTTACTTAATGTAACTATCCATCTCTCTTAATTTAGAACTACCTAAATGAACGCAAACTACGGATGCTGGATTTTTTTAAGAACATGGATAAAGACAGcacaatgagaatcccagttagTGAATTTCGGAGACACATCACAGTAAGTGCAGTAGTGGAACAGTGGACTGTTGAAACCTGTCAGTAACATCCACAATAGTACATAGTAGTGTACTAAACATTTTAGTCATATAGTATAACTTAATATCCCAAGGTAACTCTTGATAAACTAGTTTTCTCTCCTTGGCTAAAGTAAACcagcaaatttgcaaaatgtGCATACAGTACAGAGCTAGGTGCTACAGACAGCCGCAAGTAGCATCTGTCTTACTTTGCGACATACTTCCTTTTAGATAACAAAttctatttttctcttttattagattattacaggggcacatttattatattatattctgtgAAATTAGCCATTAGCCAGAAGaaaactcttaaaggggttgttcacctttaagttcacttttagtttgatgtagagagtgatattcagagacaatttgcaattggttttaattttatttgtgttttttgagttctttatctttatattcagctgCTACCCAGGTAGCTAAATTagaattctggttgctagggtccaaattaccctagaaaccatgcattgatttgaataatagactggaatataaatagaagggggcttgaatagaaagatgagtaatgaaaagtagcaataacaatacatatgtagttttgcagagcatttgttttttagatgggtttagTGACctccattgaaagctggaaagagtcagaagaaaaagtcaaatatttaaaaaaaactataaaaaaaaaaaaaaaacacataatgaagaccatttgaaaagttacttagaattggacattttataacatactaaaagtgaattaaaagatgaaccacctcATTAAATCCTATACAGGAAAAGCAAGCAATGGCTTTTTCTTCTTGCAAAGTATCTATCTTACTCCCTTTCCTCAGCTTTATTTTTCttgttccatttttattttttgtttttccaaatgtattattttcaccACTATCCAAACTTATTATCTCTGGCCACTTTACTTTACAGCTGGCTGGCCTTCCCCTGAATGGTGCACAACTGGATGCACTGGTTCAAACACTGGACAAAGACGAGACCGGCTTTGTTGACTACAGGTAAAAGCACAGGATAAATTGGGAGATCCATGGTATTATCTTAGTTACATATATAGTTACAAGGGTAGCCAAaacatccacatttttacatttttctcaaatCTTGTACTCAGAACACACTCAGAACACACAAAACAGGTAAAGTTGTCTCCAATTTGCACAGTAGAAAAAAAGTCTCCTGTCTCTAACACAGCACGGGACTTGTCCCTGGATCACAggacattgaggttgtggaatgcactgccgggtgatgttgtgatggctgattcagttaatgcctttaagaatggcttggatgatttcttggacagacataatatcaaaggctattgtgatactaaacttgatagttagtataggtatggtatatagaatttgtatgaaagtagggaggggtgtgtgtatggatgctgggttttcatttggaggggttggacttgatggactttgtctttttccaacccgatttaactatgtaactatgtaactatcatttCTAATTTCTAAAAGATGTAAATTTGCTTCAGGCCTTGACGCCTATAGGAAACAATGAGCAGGTAGCTTTTACTGGCCGTCTGTTTGAAATCTTATTggtttgctttgggttactgtACCTGAGTTTTAATATCAGTAGACTTGTCATTTCTCACTAAACAGCTTTCAACCATTTCTTTCACACATCCTTATAATAGTAAAGTACATATCTTTGGCAAATCCCATTTACTAATCTCTCTGCTTCATAATGATAGGCACCTGAACCGGGAACATTTATTAAACCGCTATCCATCTGCCACCCACCAAGACCAGTTCCTTCTTTATCAAAAAGGGACAGCTCTTTCACCTTCTTCTGGGTAATACCCTGAATCAGTAATGCAGGAATATCACccatcactcatatgtaaaaaaaagtataggacataaccttaaatcctactcccctgtggatagcacaacaatcccagcacataattaaacaccttaaggACCCCTTAACAAGTATTCAAAATGCTAGCAAACCCCCAGGACAAAGCACCAGCTTCACCTCCCATGGGCAaagcagggcaggcagagtatggcacacataaccAGCGtaaagcaggcagagtatgaaacacaGGTAGAgcaggacaggcagagtacagcATAGGGCAGGTGGAGTATGGTACAAACAGGCatagtagggcaggcagagtatggcacacacatacaagcagcatagggcagacagagtatggcacacataggcagcaTATGGAACACAGAGtaaggcaggcagattatggcacacacaggcaaagcagggAAGGCAGAGAATCCGAGTATGGTAcgtacaggcagagtatggtacgtACAGGCAGCGTATGGAACACAGTCAGAGtaaggcaggcagattatggcacacgcaggcagagcagggcaggcagagcagggcaggctgagtatggcacgcacaggcagactatggtacacacaggcagagtatggtacacacaggcagtgtaAGGCAGGCACAGAACATACTGTGCTACGTACAGTGACACGGTGACAGTGCTGCTTCTATAGTCTATATGTGGTGTGAACAGGTGTACAATGCAGGCGCTTACAGTCTAAATCTGAGGTGTAAACAATCAATGGTTTTACAGGACAGGGTTTTACAGGACAGGGTtttaaaggtgtgaacaatgcagggtgcgCACCCCCCCCATTCTTTGGAGTCATGTGCATGTGAAAACCCCTTCCCATTCTTCCcacaatatgttttattaaagctcCAGGGTGGGGGTGCAGGAGGGTTTGGGCCCAGTTGCGATCGCACCCCCTGGTAGCTACCCCACTAAGTTGAGTTTAGACATTTCCTGTCTAAATGCATATTTTCACATTCTTTAGTTAGGCAATGGGGGCAGTAGGTCATgtggcaacattataaatatcatgcaaagacaatattatgatagatgtaaaaaatgtattaatttctagtatctctttaagtgaaatatgatatacaggtatatctACAGGCCAAAGTCAATACACTAACAGCAGCCTTTAGGTTATTTGAGTGGGGTCTGTGTTTATTTTAATTGATATGTAATAAAGGgtgtttttaactttaatttgtgCAAGAAATGTTAATGTAACGTGTAATTATCCATTGATGCTGTTGTTGGTTGTCtgtgcaaaaatataattatttgagtAACTTTTGTTGtcctttggttgtttttttttttaaataatatttatttgttaccTTTGCATCTTCATTTTTGTATGATGTTTTGCATATGCTTGTCTTATTCAGGGACCTTGTAGACACCCGAAACAAGATGGTTAGAGACCAGCGTGAGGAGCAGCGCCGTAAGGAGAGAAAGAAACGACAGAAAAAGCAGCGTAGTGAACGAGCATTGAGGTCCTTCCATAGTGCAGTTAGGGCATTTACTCCTCCTCCTGCATCAAGGGGAGCTCAGGATCACAGCATTAGTCCTGTTCATGTCTCTGTCACTTCTCTTAGTTCCTGGTATCAGGAAGAGGAACAAGGACCCATTCTTAGATTTTCTGCCATCAAGAGGAAGACTACAGAAGAAGAAAGTACCCTGCAGAACCTAGGTCCTGAGCAATATTATAGTTCACAGGGAAGTCTAGGTTCCCAGTGTCTTTCTGAGCCCCTCACTCTTCTGGAAAGTAGTCCTTCCCCACTCTGTGACAGTGGGTAAAAAGGGAGCTAATGGAGATAGAAAAAAGATCTATAGTGTATTAGATGAATGCAGTGCAGTAGAGTTTACAACCACCCAGTGCCAGCTTGGTAGATATAACATTTGTGGCACCTGTTAAGAGATTCCTGTGTGAAAATGGAGGTGCTCCTAAGCTTACTGTGCCTTGGAAATGTCTTTAGACCCTTGGCCAATTCTCCAAATGTATGGACTAATATTACACGGaaatatttgctatatatatatatatatatatatatatatatatatatatattcagctcaCAATATTTTGAAGAATACCCCTTTGCAGCAATAACAGGTTAACATTTGTTCGGGAATGATTTAAGTCCATTCCAAGCAGGTTTGCTTTAGGTTGTTCACATTACACAAATTTTTAGTTGGATGGAGATCAAGACTTTGAATTGGGCATTTCATCAGCTGGGACTTGGCATCTTGCTAAATATAGGGAAATATTGCAAGGGAATTTGTCTAAATGGTGGCTCTACAAAATATTGAAAAGTGGGTATAGAAAAGTTATGTAAAAagcataaatctttttttttcttacataaaaccatgtcacaaaaaaaaccttaactaAACCTTAagtgtaggatttgttattcaTAAATATGACATCATCAGTTTGAATACTTCAGCAAGGTGCTGAATTTACATAGGTAGATCACTTTATTGTATAATTTATATAGGTATCTGCTCAAAGTCATTGATTTCCAAATTGCCCTCTGTGTTGGCAACCAACCGACCAGTGTATAGGTTCGATAAACTTGCCTATCTGACCTGGGTCTTCTTCAGATATTAATTAGGCCAGGTGGAAAAGACATTGGGGACATTTATATTTCTAGGAACGTTCCCCGCACTGCCTCAGCTTGATAATAGAATGCATCCAATCCTCCACGGGTACACCGCTATCCCGATATATACTTCaaaatttccaagaatgaggagagcactcatagatagcaatttatgctgtgatgtgtttattcaggctATTACACGAGTGTAATagcctgaataaacacatcacagcataaattgctatctatgagtgctctcctcattcttggaaattgGGGACATTTACTATTCCTCTGGGCAGAGGTGccagagcactaaggggcatgctcCTGCAAACATGCATGGAGCACTTCTGAAGTGTGGAATGGCTGTACTCTGCACCTTCTGTCTGTGATCCAGTAATtggaagctgaaattttaggctggtgcaatatatataaaatatggcatttttagccatattcatttttagggtttacttctcctttaagttaatggATTGGTCCATTTGGCCCACCAGTTGGGTGGCCATATTGAGAACAGATATGTTGTGGTGTATGGGCAGCTTATAGGACCATCTTTTTATAACTAGGTAgtaaacagaatttttaatttgtaCTTGTGTTTGTTATGTTAACTGTGATGCATGATATTAAAGTTATCTGTGTAAACCGCATGCAACTTTCTGTTTCTTAAAAATGCATATGAATTTGCTTATCTGTCAAAAAGAAAGCAGCTTGCCACAGTACACCAAAGCAAGATTATGCCACTCTCTATCCCACCGGTCTATGTGATTTTCACTTTAAATGGGTTAAAATGAGTGttcataaattcataaataagtctttaaaaaatccataaaaattaagagtggcagaattttatgCACCTATGTCATCTGAACACAAGCACTGATAACATTTCTGTCAGTTTGGAAGCGAAGCTTAACTTAGCCATACCTCCCAATGGTAcagttttctgtgggacagtccagattttgacagctcagcccacagtctcGGTTTCTTGccgaaatgtcctgagtttccctttaatctcctgcactgacaccagaaaaagataagtttctaaattaatttaataagaggctttttggaagagagcccagaatactcagcacctacaatta
The sequence above is a segment of the Xenopus laevis strain J_2021 chromosome 8L, Xenopus_laevis_v10.1, whole genome shotgun sequence genome. Coding sequences within it:
- the lrrc74a.L gene encoding leucine-rich repeat-containing protein 74A translates to MNLNVRHKSGSDAILESEKRQVLAKSHRDETSEELYVQACQEAGVVPASYFMRHMNNTSMDLKHHGLGPRGARAIAASLQFNKCITHLNLEDNWIQPEGAVDLVEMLRKNYYIQDLNISNNYLGVRGAEVISKMLLDNTSLLCLKLAQNEFDDESVKYFVEALSANFRLTELDLSHNEFCEKGGEYLGQILASNEGLQVLNLGWNHIRMKGAIALSAGLRANGMLKVLNLSYNGFGNEGALALGEALRVNFSLVQLDITCNRINNEGIRLLCKGLEINETLRVLKLSNNPINVEAAILLLNTISNRPECKMEELDISNVLVNPSFLVRLETVSSYHPTLRVLYAGEQGFMPRKPAYRKDPMKVIQNYLNERKLRMLDFFKNMDKDSTMRIPVSEFRRHITLAGLPLNGAQLDALVQTLDKDETGFVDYRDLVDTRNKMVRDQREEQRRKERKKRQKKQRSERALRSFHSAVRAFTPPPASRGAQDHSISPVHVSVTSLSSWYQEEEQGPILRFSAIKRKTTEEESTLQNLGPEQYYSSQGSLGSQCLSEPLTLLESSPSPLCDSG